The proteins below come from a single Triticum aestivum cultivar Chinese Spring chromosome 5D, IWGSC CS RefSeq v2.1, whole genome shotgun sequence genomic window:
- the LOC123124612 gene encoding uncharacterized protein, whose protein sequence is MSGREVREYTNLSDPKDRKSGKGKDKIDDEDVTFQRMVAKMQDVAGERGGYLHGRGALDSDDLLYLKEQMEAEEDAERLLRRTEKRAFAAFKKAATLADSAPALPAALCVDARPKSDIRQRDLLKNIVGIKPKRPKVCSSPQAAENDGPKLNQEVSVSKSQLKQRSLGHKM, encoded by the exons ATGTCTGGACGTGAGGTCCGTGAGTATACCAATCTCAGCGATCCTAAAG ATAGGAAGTCAGGGAAGGGGAAGGACAAGATCGATGATGAGGACGTCACCTTTCAGCGCATGGTTGCAAAG ATGCAGGATGTTGCCGGTGAGAGGGGAGGCTACCTTCATGGACGAGGAG CATTGGACAGTGATGATTTGCTTTACCTCAAAGAGCAAATGGAGGCCGAGGAAGATGCAGAGCGTCTTCTTCGCCGTACAGAGAAGCGGGCATTTGCTGCTTTTAAG AAAGCAGCGACTTTAGCTGATTCTGCACCTGCTCTACCCGCCGCTCTTTGTGTCGACGCCAGGCCAAAAAGCGACATAAG GCAACGGGATCTCTTGAAGAACATTGTTGGGATCAAACCGAAGCGACCCAAGGTTTGCAGCTCTCCGCAAGCGGCAGAGAACGACGGACCTAAGCTGAACCAGGAAGTTTCTGTCAGCAAAAGCCAGCTGAAGCAACGGAGTCTAGGCCACAAAATGTGA